A segment of the Chondrinema litorale genome:
TTGAATGTATCAATAGCCATGATGTTGAGGGAGCTGGAGAAGCAATGAAAAATCATCTACTAGATATATTGAGCTTTAGTTTAAACAAAAAAAATGATTCAAAATTTAGTGATTAGTACTACAAAGTTATCTTTAGAATCGTTTATTCTATATAGTATTTAATCTATTGCTTGTCTTTAAGATAAAGCTAAAATTGAAAACCATGTTTGGGTCTTTGATTACTTTTGTTTATTACTGATTTAAAATTAAGTATTGGCAAAAATATATACACAGAATTTTAAATGATAAAAATATGTATATGGCATATTAAATTCTTAATTTTTTCATTTTTAAAGTAAAAGTTAAATTATTTGTAATAAAAACTACTTTACATAATAGCCCATTATACATTAATTTTACTCCATACAATTTCTCGTTCCTCAATTTTATGTAATGCGGTATAATGCCTAAGTTACAAATCCATATCGCAAGAATTCTCTACTGAGAGCTCACTACTATTTTTGATTTTGAAAGTTACTTATCTAAGCATCCATATAGTAACAACATTACATCAATTACCTAAATGGGGTTCTTGATAACCCCATTTAGATAGATATTAAATCACTTCAAAACTGCCTTCTCTATAGTAACTGGACCTATAAGTCCAGAAGGCTCAAGAGGAATTTCATTTATAGGCCTGCCTCTAAAATCGTGTTTTAAGACAATATTGGTGGTGGTAAATTTCTTATTATTATTAGATATCTCATCGCCTGCTACTCGATTGTACCATGAGTTAATTACTGTGATTTCAAGGTTATTTTCTCCTTTTTTTAATGCATCACTTATTTCTACTCGGAATGGTTTTGTCCAAAGAATGCCTTTATCAATTCCATTGATTTTAACTTCTGCTATTCCTACATCTTGTACATTTTCTAGCTGAATAAAGTATTGGCTATCTTTTGAGATTTTAAAATCAACTTTAAAAGTTTTGGTATAAACTGCATTACCAGAGTAGTATTTAATTCCTTCATCATCATGTTTTGTCCAGTCCATCAATTTTGGAAAAATAACATTGGCTGGCCCACCCCACTCAGTATCAAAACTCACATTCCATGCTCCATTAATATTTTGAGTGGTATTATAGTCGGCATAGTTGTGCTCAGTTGTACCTTGCTGATTGTTATCAATTTCTTTATTAAAAATAACAAACACAGCTCCATAAGCTTCTAATGTTAATGGAACTGTAGTTAGCTTTTCTTTTTGAGTAAAAGCTGTTGCTTGCTTCATTTCACCAGTTAAGGCATCCCAAAGCTCTGGTTGTAAACCCGATACCCTAAACTCAACATTAATTTTCTGCCTTTTCTCTGTTTGGTTAGTAACAAAATAAACATCACTATCTCCTATTTTATAATGGATATAATCGAAATCTACTTTGCTATCACTCTCAACCACATTAAAGTCTGTAGGAATGTTTTTTGACAAAAGATATTCTTTAGCTGTATAACCCCAAGCAATTTCCCCCTTACCATATTTTTGCTCTCCTTTTGGTGTTTCATCTTTCCCCCAAATTTTATCTACTAATTCTTTAAATTCATCTTGCTCTACTTCTCCACCTACTAAACTTACGAGCCTTGTTGGCTTGAACCCAATTACATGGGCTCCTTGTTGTAGTAGTTCTTCTATCTTTTTTAATGCAGCCATAGATAGAACTTTGTGATCTGGCAACACCAAAACACGATAATTGATACCTCCAGGTACTACTATCTTTCCATCTTCCATTTTGAGTTTTAAGAGAATATTTTCATCAGTTACATCATAATCGAAACCGGGCATAGTGCCTGCTGGGTCTGAATGTTTATAAGGAAAAACATTAGGCACATGGTCGCCATAATAATACAACACATCAGCCACGAACTTCCCATTTTGTACAATCATTTGGGTTCTTTTCATATAATCTATGAAAGCTGAGGATTGATCCCACCAAGTTACCTGTGGATTAATGTGTGTACCTGCAAAATATTCCTGTCCCGGTAAACCCATTTCTGGAGGTGAACAAGTAAAAGTATGGAAATACATGCGATTTAAACCCGCACAAATTTCATGATCGAAAGAAGATTTCTGATCATGCCATATTTCATCATTCCAATGTGGACCAATGGTTGTAAACGATTCTGCACCAATAATTTTTTTGCCATAAATATGTGCTGCTGAAGAAGCTTGTTTCAAGAAAAATCTATTTTCCGGATTTGGACGGTGAGGTGATGGTGACCAGAATTCACTCATTACAATATCATTAAAGCCATAGTTTTTAATGCCATCTAATGGTCCAGCATGTGGTCCGGCAGATTCTGGTTGAACCCCCATGTCGTATTTATGTGCATAAGCCTGAAACTGAGCGTAATGATTCTGAGCGACCAAATCTGCTATGGTTTTTCTTAAATCAGCTAAAAACGCATTACTAGTTTTGATATCTTTAATTACATATCCAGCTACAATGGGTAAATAATTAATTAAATCGTAACCTCTGTAATTTTTAAAATCTTCAGCAAAATCATCTGTCCAGTTCATGCCACCACATTCCCAACTATCTGTTTCCATGTATTTTAGAGTAGTGCCTACATGATCTCCTGCTGCTCCCATTATTGGTTCTACTACATCTTTCCAATAAAAATCGAAAGCATCTTTACTCATATAATCGAGTACATCACCTTGCCATTCGCCACTAGATGTCGATACCTCTGAGTCAGTACAGGTATAACCGATTCTAAGAATTGCCCATTCTCCTTTTGGAGCATCCCAATTTAATTGCCCAGCATCATTCATAAATGATGATAAGTCTATAATATCATTTGTTTCAAGAATATAGGTTTCTTTGTCTTTAGTTTGTATTTCTTGTGAGTTATTGTCTAATAAAAACCGAGTATCTGGAGCTGATCCCCCAAGCTCATGAAAGCCAAGTTTTAAATCAAGATTAGTAATGCTTTTATCTGTTTTGTTTTTTTCATCTAAAGGAAGTGCCAACACCACGATGTCTTCATAAAAACCTTTTCTGGATTCAGGCACTTCTAATTGCAAACTTATTTTTTGTTCTCCCTCTATTTTAGTTTCAGTGTATGTAAGTTGTTTAGCTGCATATTTTGGTGCTACTCTTGGCCCTCCTAAATTCCATCCACTCTGAAT
Coding sequences within it:
- a CDS encoding glycosyl hydrolase yields the protein MRKIILLLTFILFAFINAKSQVDYKYLKENFKNPDAIYGVNCWWWWLNGNVNKAAITKDLEAMKSKSFQGAMIFDAGGHNQRSNKEIPAGPLFGSEEWNKLFVFALDEAKRLGLTIGFNIQSGWNLGGPRVAPKYAAKQLTYTETKIEGEQKISLQLEVPESRKGFYEDIVVLALPLDEKNKTDKSITNLDLKLGFHELGGSAPDTRFLLDNNSQEIQTKDKETYILETNDIIDLSSFMNDAGQLNWDAPKGEWAILRIGYTCTDSEVSTSSGEWQGDVLDYMSKDAFDFYWKDVVEPIMGAAGDHVGTTLKYMETDSWECGGMNWTDDFAEDFKNYRGYDLINYLPIVAGYVIKDIKTSNAFLADLRKTIADLVAQNHYAQFQAYAHKYDMGVQPESAGPHAGPLDGIKNYGFNDIVMSEFWSPSPHRPNPENRFFLKQASSAAHIYGKKIIGAESFTTIGPHWNDEIWHDQKSSFDHEICAGLNRMYFHTFTCSPPEMGLPGQEYFAGTHINPQVTWWDQSSAFIDYMKRTQMIVQNGKFVADVLYYYGDHVPNVFPYKHSDPAGTMPGFDYDVTDENILLKLKMEDGKIVVPGGINYRVLVLPDHKVLSMAALKKIEELLQQGAHVIGFKPTRLVSLVGGEVEQDEFKELVDKIWGKDETPKGEQKYGKGEIAWGYTAKEYLLSKNIPTDFNVVESDSKVDFDYIHYKIGDSDVYFVTNQTEKRQKINVEFRVSGLQPELWDALTGEMKQATAFTQKEKLTTVPLTLEAYGAVFVIFNKEIDNNQQGTTEHNYADYNTTQNINGAWNVSFDTEWGGPANVIFPKLMDWTKHDDEGIKYYSGNAVYTKTFKVDFKISKDSQYFIQLENVQDVGIAEVKINGIDKGILWTKPFRVEISDALKKGENNLEITVINSWYNRVAGDEISNNNKKFTTTNIVLKHDFRGRPINEIPLEPSGLIGPVTIEKAVLK